The Buchnera aphidicola (Brevicoryne brassicae) DNA window TAATGAAAAGACATATTTATCTGGTTTAGTAGAACGTTTGTTTTTGCCAGATACATATATTACATGGAAATTTTTAGGAACAAAACATAAAAAAATATTAGGTTCAAATATTAATCATAAATTTGCTTTAGATTTTGTTATAGAACAGGTATTATTAAAACAAAAAGATATTTTGAAAAATTTAATTGGAATAGGACATAGAGTAGTTCATGGAGGAATTAAAATTAAAGAATCTATGTTAATTAATGACACAGTGATTAAATATATTCAAGATGCTATTTCGTTTGCTCCATTACATAATCCAGCAAATTTAATCGGAATTAAAGTAATTATAGAAAAATATCCAATTTTATCAAAAAAAAATGTAGCAGTTTTTGATACATCCTTTTATAAGGATATGCCTAAAACTTCTTTTTTATATGCAATTCCTTATGATTTTTATAAAAAACATGGTATTAGACGTTACGGTGCTCATGGCATTAGTCATCATTATATTGCTCGTAAAATTTGTATTATTTTAAATAAAAATTTTAATTCTTTAAATATTATAAGTTGTCATTTAGGCAATGGGTCTTCAATTTCAGCTATTTGTAATGGTGTATGCGTAGATACTTCTATGGGTTTGACTCCTTTAGAAGGATTAGTAATGGGGACAAGAAGTGGAGATATAGATCCTTCTATTATTTTTTTTATGAATAAAAAACTTCATATAAAGTTTGATGAAATTGAAAGTATATTAACTAAAAAATCAGGTTTATTAGGTTTAAGCGGAATAAGTAGTGATTTTCGTTATTTTGAAAAAAATTATAATTTAAAAAAAGAAGCCAAAAGATCTGTAGATGTTTTTTGTCATCGATTAGCTAAATACATTTCTGCTTATACAACTTTAATGGAAAATCGTTTAGATGCTGTTATTTTTACTGGAGGTATTGGAGAAAATGTGCCTTTAATTAGAGAATTAACGTTATCTAGATTATCTCTTTTAGGTTTTAGAATTAATTTAAAACTTAATTTATCTACTAAAGGAGGTAAATCTGGATTAATTACTGAATTGAATTCTCCTCCAGTATTTGTTATTTCAACAAATGAAGAATTATTAATAGCTCAAGAAACTATGAATTTAATTAATCAAAAATAACTATTTTTTTATGAATTTCTGTTTATGTATCATGTAGGATGATTATGTCACGTATTATAATGTTAATTCCTTTAGATGAAGATGTTGGTTTAAGTTCTATTAGTATAAGTATAATTTATTTTTTTAATAAAAAGATATTTAAAAACAATTCTCAAAAATCTATATTATATTTTTCTTGTTCAAATAACTTACAAAATGATACATCTTTTATTATTAGTAAATATTTTTCAAAATTTGTGCATATATTAAATGGTAAAGATTTTTCTAAGAAATTTTTTTATTCTTCTGATTATTTTTCTTTACTAAATACAACAATTGAAGATATTTATTATAAAAAATCTTTATATGAATTAGTTTTAATTGAAGGATTAAATAATAATGTAAATATTTATTCTCAAGAAATGAATTATGATATTTCTCAAAATTTAAGTGCAGAAGTGATTTTTTTAGTAAATTTAAAAAATAATTCTTTAGAAAGTTTAAAAGAAAAAGAAAAAAAAATAGAATTAATCATAAAAAAAAAGAAATTTAAGAATGTTTTAGGAGTGATTTTTAATAAAATTAATTCCCCTTTTATTGAAAAAAAAATCAATTTTATTAAAAAATTAAAAATTTTAAAAAATATCAAAGAAAATCAAAAAGAATTAGAAAATAAGAAAGAAATATTTACAAATACGTTAGTTCCAACTATAGCTTGTATACCTTGGAATAAAAACATTAAAAAAACATATATAATACATATTTACAATTTTTTAGATATTCCATTTCTTAATTCATTAAAAACAAAAAATTCTATTGTAGAAGAAGTAGTTATATTTGATGAAAGTTGTAACAATATGACAAAAAAAGATTATTTTAATACTCTTATAATAGTTTCTTACAGTCGTATAGATACGTTTATAGATATGTTCAGTTTGACTTTTAATAGTAATAAAATTGTTGGTATTATATTGACAGGAGTATCAATATCTGAAAAGAATATTATTCTTTTATGTAATATTTTAATTAAAAAAAATATTCATATTGCTTTTACAAAAAAAAATACTATTGATGTTTTATCTCAATTACAGAATTTTAATTTTAATATTAGTTTAAAAGACAAAACTCATATTAAGAAACTACAAAAATACATTTCTTATTTTTTTATTTATTCTTCTATAATAATTCCAAAAAAACAAAATAATTATCAT harbors:
- the pta gene encoding phosphate acetyltransferase is translated as MSRIIMLIPLDEDVGLSSISISIIYFFNKKIFKNNSQKSILYFSCSNNLQNDTSFIISKYFSKFVHILNGKDFSKKFFYSSDYFSLLNTTIEDIYYKKSLYELVLIEGLNNNVNIYSQEMNYDISQNLSAEVIFLVNLKNNSLESLKEKEKKIELIIKKKKFKNVLGVIFNKINSPFIEKKINFIKKLKILKNIKENQKELENKKEIFTNTLVPTIACIPWNKNIKKTYIIHIYNFLDIPFLNSLKTKNSIVEEVVIFDESCNNMTKKDYFNTLIIVSYSRIDTFIDMFSLTFNSNKIVGIILTGVSISEKNIILLCNILIKKNIHIAFTKKNTIDVLSQLQNFNFNISLKDKTHIKKLQKYISYFFIYSSIIIPKKQNNYHMTYSPKEFFCYLKYLSRKYKKRIILPESYEIRILKAASICQKNNIAQCVLLGDKRKIHNIANENGINLDKNIEIINPILIRDKYISRFLELRKNKGLNKNFAKKILEENIVLATLILEGNEVDGLVSGSVNTTANTILPALQLIKTNAHTSLVSSIFFMLLPNKVLIYADCAVNINPTAEELAEIAIQSSYSLKIFGVEPRIAMLSYSTGYSGHGCEVEKVRKATSIIKNRHPDLIVDGPIQYDASVSKTVFQLKSPNSPIKGSANIFVFPDLNSGNIAYKAVQRTANIVSIGPILQGLKKPVNDLSRGASVEDIIYTIALTAIQSV
- a CDS encoding acetate kinase, coding for MNFCLNKISSYYKKWIKKLKNLIFVLNCGSSSVKFAILNPDNEKTYLSGLVERLFLPDTYITWKFLGTKHKKILGSNINHKFALDFVIEQVLLKQKDILKNLIGIGHRVVHGGIKIKESMLINDTVIKYIQDAISFAPLHNPANLIGIKVIIEKYPILSKKNVAVFDTSFYKDMPKTSFLYAIPYDFYKKHGIRRYGAHGISHHYIARKICIILNKNFNSLNIISCHLGNGSSISAICNGVCVDTSMGLTPLEGLVMGTRSGDIDPSIIFFMNKKLHIKFDEIESILTKKSGLLGLSGISSDFRYFEKNYNLKKEAKRSVDVFCHRLAKYISAYTTLMENRLDAVIFTGGIGENVPLIRELTLSRLSLLGFRINLKLNLSTKGGKSGLITELNSPPVFVISTNEELLIAQETMNLINQK